A region of the Trueperaceae bacterium genome:
GCGGCTCCTCCTCCGGGTGGATGACGACGGCCGCGGACCCGAGGGAGGCCCGGCCGGTGTAGGCCTCCGGTCGATGCGGGAGCGAGCAGCGGAGCTCGGCGGCTCACTGTCCGTGGGGAGTTCGCCGCTGGGCGGCACCAGGGTGGAGCTCAACCTCCCGGTGGCGGGACCGCAGTGACTGAGAGAAACCTTAGCGTTCTTGTCGCGGACGACCATCCTATGTTCAGGGCCGGTCTGCGGACCCTGCTGGCGGCGACCCCTGGTCTGCTGCTGGCCGCTGAGGCTGAGAGCGGCGAGAAGGCGGTCGAACTTACCCTCGAGCTGCGCCCCGATATCGTGCTGATGGATATCCAGATGCCGGGTGTAAACGGCATCGAAGCCACCCGAAGGATTCTCGAAATCGTCCCTGTCGTAGGGATCCTGGTACTAACCATGTTCGATGACGACCCATCGGTCCTCGCCGCGATGCGGGCGGGCGCTCGCGGCTACCTGCTCAAGGGGGCGTCGCACGAGGAAGTCGTCCGGTCGATCTGGGCGGTTGCGCGCGGGGAAGCGATCTTCGGCCCCTCGGTCGCATCCAGGCTCATCGAGTTCTTCTCCTCGATGTCGGCGGCCGATCTACACGGCGCATTTCCGGAACTCAGCGAGCGCGAGAGGCAGATCCTCGACCTGGTCGCGCGCGGTCTCAGGAACGTCGAGATCGCCAGGCGCCTGTATCTGAGCGAGAAGACAGTCCGGAACTACATCTCGAGCATCTTTTCGAAGATCCAG
Encoded here:
- a CDS encoding response regulator transcription factor, whose product is MTERNLSVLVADDHPMFRAGLRTLLAATPGLLLAAEAESGEKAVELTLELRPDIVLMDIQMPGVNGIEATRRILEIVPVVGILVLTMFDDDPSVLAAMRAGARGYLLKGASHEEVVRSIWAVARGEAIFGPSVASRLIEFFSSMSAADLHGAFPELSERERQILDLVARGLRNVEIARRLYLSEKTVRNYISSIFSKIQVANRAQAIVKAREAGLGRSDS